The following nucleotide sequence is from Nitratidesulfovibrio termitidis HI1.
TGCTGCGGATGGACGCGGGAAATACCGCTTCCTGCGGAATGGCCGGGTCGTAGCAGTAGCGCAGCAGCTTTTCCAGCGGGGCATTGATCTGGCTGCGATAGAAGATGCCGTAGCCGGGGTCGCGCTTGGCGGGCAGGGCCTTTTCCGTGGCGGCGGCGGGCTGCATGGCGAAATCGAGCAGGGTGTTCAGGGCCGCAAGGTTCAGCCCCTTGCCGGGCGTGGCGTTGCGGTCGCCCACGGCGCCGAGCAGCATGGTGACGGCGCCCTCTACCGGTTCGGGCAGGTTGCCCTTTTCACTGGACTTGTCGGCGCTATCGTCAGAGGCCAGGGCTGCCGGGGGCAGCGCCAGGGCCATGCCGATAGCAAGGGCCAGGACACAGGACACGGCCAGCGCGAACGCGGGCAGGAAACGCATGCGGACGGCGGCGCAAAGGGCCGCAATGCGGCTACGCGAAAGAAAACACATCGACATGGGGCGAAAGAACCTCGTGACGGATGGCGTGTCGGCAGGGGTGGGCGGCGCAGGGCGGACAGGGCCGGAGAATGCGCCGCGGAAACTCGGGTTGGAATTGCACCGCGGCACGCCTGATGGGGCCGCAGGCGGCACGGCCAGCCTGGCCGGACGTTCCGGTGAACATGGGCCAGACGCACTGGAACCGTGGGGCCGGACGTTCCGGAAAGACCGGGACCAGACGCACCGATGTGCATGAAGGCCGTATGCAGAACGCCCGACCCGGCCCCATGCCTGCCCGATGAAGCATCGGCAAGAGGGGGCGTGACGGGCGGTGCCGGGCAATGGCCGGTCATGCTTGTCCCCCGAACAGTAATTGTCTACTCTGGTCACGTCAAGACAACCGGCGCGGCGGCGGGCCCATGCCCTCCCCGCGCCGCATTCCTCCCGACGAGGCCTGTGCATGTCCCTGCTGCTGGTGCCGTTGTGCATCGCCCTGTTCATCGCCACGATCAGCTACCTGCTGTTCTTCCGCGCCGCGCGCCGCGACGCCACGCCCACGCCCCCTCCCACGCTGGTGGTGCGGGGCGTGTTCTACAGCGTGGCCGGGGTCGTGATGGCCCTGGCCTTCTACCCGTTCGGGCCATGGTTCCGGCGGCGCTGCCGCCCCTGCCCCTTTCCGTGCCGGACCGGGGCCGGTGACCGACACCACGGCGAAGCACCCTGCGCCGGGCGCGCCTCTGCCCCGGCTCCACGCCCCGACGGCCCACCTGACGCGCCGTCCAATGTGCCGTCCAATGTGCCGTCCAATGTGTCGCCCAATGTACCGCCAGTTCTGCCGCCAGTCCTGCTCATCCACGGCCTGTACCACAACGTCACGGCCTGGACCCTGTACCGCCGCTGGCTGATGGCGGCCGGGTTCACGCGGGTGTACTGCCATGGTTATTCCAGCTGGCACACCGGGTTCGGGCTGTTGGTGGACGAACTGGACGAGTCGGTGCGCGACCTGGTGGCCGCGCATCCCGGCGAACGCCCCCTGCTCATGGGGCACAGCCTGGGTGGATTGCTGATCCGGGGCTGGCTGGCCGATGCGGCCAACCAGCAACTGGTGGCCGGGGCCGTGACCCTGGGCACCCCGCACCAGGGCAGCACCCTGGCCCGGCTGGGCGCGGGCCGCCTGGCCCGCAGCCTGACTTACAGAGGGGCGCTGATCCGCGAACTGGAAGCCACCGAGGCCCCGTCCGACGTCCCGTGCGTGGCCCTGTATTCGCCCATCGACAACATGGTGGTGCCGCAGGAAGGACTGCACGTGACCACGCCCGGCTGGACCCTGCGCGCCTCGCCCGCCGTGAGCCACATCTGGATGCTCTGGGACCGGGGCACGGCGCGGCTGGCCATCGAATCGCTGCGCGAACTGGCAGCCCTGCACGCCGAACGGGAACGGGGACACAAGGCGTGCGGCCATCCCGCATCGGGCCATCCCGCATCTGGCCACATCGCATCCGGCCATCCCGCATCCGGGCACACCACGGCCAGCCACACCGGGCCCGGCGAGCCGCCGTGCGCCGACGCTGCCCCGGAACAGGCCGCCGCCCCCAGGAATGCGGATGTGAAGAGCCCCGGCTACAGCCGGGCGTAGACCTTCAGGTAGTCTTCCACCATCCGGTCCACGGTAAACCGTGCCCGCCACGCGTCCTGGCCCGCCCTGCCCAGCGTGCGGGCCAGCCGGGGGCGCTCCAGCAGGCCCGCCACCGAAACAGCCAGGCCGCCCCAGTCGCCTTCTTCGGCCAGGGCGCCGCTGACGCCGTCCTCCACCTGCTCCGGCAGCCCGCCCACGCGGAACGAACACACCGGCACCCCGGCGGCCATGGCTTCCAGCACCACCAGGGCGTGGTTGTCGGCCAGCGTGGGGTACACGAACACGTCCGACGCGGCCAGCAGGGTGTCCAGCATGGCGCGGTCCACGTAGGGCCAGCGCAGCAGGTCGCCGTCGCGCCCGGCGGCATCGCCGCCCACCATCAGCCCCACTGCGGCGGGCACGGCGCGCTTCACCTCGCTCCACAGGGCCATCCAGCGATGTCCGCCCTTCAGCATGGCCTGCTCGCCCCCGTGCGCCACGAAAATGACCACCCTCGCATCAGGCGCTATGCCCAGCGCGGCGCGGGCCTCTGCCTGCGGGGGGCCGCCCGCCGCGTCCACGCCATTGGGCACCACGCTGCACGGCAACTCGGGAAAACGCGCCCGCACCATGCGGGCCAGCCAGCCCGAGGGGCTGACCAGCAGCGGCCCTGCGGCGCGCAACGCGCTGGCCCGCCGGTCCTGCAACGGGGCGGCGGCGGGATAGCCGCGCGGGCACGTTTCGGGACAACCGGTGCGCCAGCCCTCGCAGTCGATGGGATACACGCAGCCGCCGGTGAGCAGCGAACAGTCGTGCACGGTGATGACCAGCGGGACGGGGGGAACGGGAAGAACGGGGGATACGGGTAGCGACGGCGATGGGGGCCGATCCCCCCCGCCGGAAATGCCCGACGGCTCCGGCTGGCCCGATTGACTCGACTGGCCCGATTGACTCGATTGACTCGATTGCCCCGGCTCGACGATGGAACCGAGACAGGCCGTCCAGTCCAGCGTGGCGTGCAGGTGCAGGGGCATGCCGGGCATCAGGCAACCGCCCACCCCGGCGGCGGGCACCACGCCATGCACGGCCCCACCTTCGGCATATCCTTCGGCGGCACCTTCGCCAGTGCCCTCTTTGGGGGCGTCAACATCGGAAATGTCGCCATCCAGGATCTCACAGGTCCGGTGCACCACCACGCCGCGCCGGGCAAGCCCGCGCGCCAGCATGTGCGCCACCCGCGTGGCTCCGCCACGGTGGGAAAGCAGGGTATGGAAATGCAGCGCTGCCGGAAGCGTGGTGGTCATGCGCCCTCCCCGCCGTCATGGGTCATGCCCGCTGCCGGAATTTCGCCAGATGGGGTCTGCGCCAGGTGGTCAGCGGCTTTCGCCGAGCCCGAAGCTGGCCGGGCCCGCTCCAGCAGATCCTGCTTCAGCGCCCACAGCATCAGGAAGCTGGCCGCCTCGCGCGCCATGCCTTCTCCCACCAGCATGTCCAGCAATTGGCCGACAGGCGCGGACCGCCGCGCGGCGAACAGCAGCCGCTGCAACAGGCGGGGGGGCACCAGCCGTTCCACCCCGGTGTAGAACACGGGAAATTCCTGCTTGCGGTATACCGCCTCGCCCGCGCGGGTCCAGCCGAGCACCATGTCGCGGTCAAGCTGCGCCGTGGGGTACGCGCCGAACACGTCCGCATACGGCATGTGCAGCGGATGCGCGGCCTCGCGCAATTCGCGCAGGGCGTCAGAGTCCGCGTCTTCCCCGCCCTTCGGCCCTGCGTCATGCTCCGCTCTCGGGCCCGCAACCGAATCGGCGGACGGGCCTGCATCGTCCCCGGCGCTGACGCCCAACGCCCGGCCTGCTCCGTGCCCGCCCCCCTGGAATGGCGCGGGCTGCCGCCACAACGCCTCCCACAGGTCCAGCCAGCGGGCGACCACGCCGTCCCAGGTGAATTCCGCCAGCACCCGTGCCCGCGCGGCAGCCCCCATGCGGGCGCGCAATGCGGCGTCGGTGGCCAGCCGGGCCAGGGCATCGGCCAGGGCGGGCACCTCCACCACGGTCTGCTGGGCCAGCAACAAGTGGTACTGGCTGTCGAAGAACACCGGCGCCAGCATGTCCACGTCGGGCGTGGCCACCGGGGCCAGGGTGGGCACGGTGAACCCGGTTTCACCGTGCACGACGATGTCCCGGTAGCCGTCGTAGTCGGACACCACGGCGGGCAGCCCTGCGGCCCCGGCTTCCACCAGGGTCAGGCCGAAGGTTTCCTGCATGTTGTCCACGGGAGAAACGAACACGTCCGCCGCCGCGAACAGCGCGGCCCTTTCCGTGTCGGATGGCGAAGGCATCACGCGGATGCGGATGCCCAGCCGCTCGGCCAGGCCGGTGATGCGGGCCGGGGTGTCGTCACCGGATTTCACGAACCCGGCCACCACCAGCAGAAAGCCGCCACGGGCCAGCCCCAGGCCTTCGGCGCGCTGCAGGGCGCGCAGCAGGGGCAGCAGGTCCATCTTGGAATAATGGGCGATGCGCGCGAACACCAGCAGCACCGGCTCTGCGTCCACGCCCAGCATCTGGCGCATGTCCGCCCGCAGTGCCGTTTGGCACTCCGACCCGCGCAGCGGACCAGGCTGCGACCCCGCCTGTGACCCCGGCGGCGCCCCCGCCTGAGAACGGACGGCACCGGACGCCGCGTTCAGGAAATCCGCGTCCACGCCCAAGGGTATCCGCTCCACATGCGGTGCGGGGTATGTTTCCTCGTCCAGCCCGTAGGCGCGGCGCAGATGCTCGAACATGCGCAGCACCACCGCCTGCCCGGCCGTGGAGGTGGCCACCACGGCGTCGCGGGCCGTGGTGCCCGGCCACAGGTGGGCCAGAAACCTGGCGGGGTAACGGGCGTAACTGAGCGAATGGGTGACCCCGGTCACCGGGAACAGCACCGGCGCGTACGCGTTGCGCAGCCGGGCCACATGGGGCTGGTCGGTGACGCTGTCCGACAGGTGAAAGCAGTGATAGGGCTTGCGCGCCAGCATCCAGGCCAGATCGTTGCGGGTGGACACCCGGAACCCGTTGCGCGCGGCGATGACCGGAAATTCCTCGCGCAGGCAGGCCTCCGTGGCTTTGACCACGTCCAGCCCCGGCAGAAAGAAATGGTACTCGGGAAACGGGTCGGCCCGCAGCAGCGCCCGCATGAAGCCCGCATTGGCCACGGGACGGCCCATGATCTCGCCGGTTTCAAGAAAGGGGTGCAGGGTGCCCCAGGCGCGTTTGGTGCTCATGGTGCAGCAAAGACACAACTTGTCGAGGCTGTCAAACCGTTCCGGGGCTTCGCGCCCAGCCTTCTTTCCGGCCCCGTATTGCCCGGCCCCGCCTTTCACGCGCGGCGCCGCGCCCCCCGACACGCGGCCTGCCCCGCCCTCCCCCGGCAAAGCTTGCCGCCCCCCCTCTCCGTCCACCAGATCCAGTCCGGTCCGTCCGCGCCAGCCCGGCATTGCGCGCAACATGGACCAATTCTTGCTGTCTCCCGTGCAGCGTCGCATTTCCGACGCCTGCCAGCCCGCTTCCGCAACCGGCACGGGCCGCGCACATCACCTTGTCCCTACGCCGCAAACCCCTGGGGGGGGAGACCGGACCATGAAGAAGACACCGCAGCATACCATGTGGACCATGGGCCTTTCCGAGGCCGATGCGGGGCTGCTGGCCGCCCACGCGGGCAGCGACTATCGCATCATCGCCCTGCCTCCGGGCCGTGCGCCGTCCGCCCTGGAAATGGAGCGCGACGACCCGTGCCTGTTCTGGCTCACGTCCGAAGCGTGGACTGCCATCGCCAGCCAGCGCGAAGGCAAGTCGCAGCACCTCGACCTTGTCCCGCGCGTGCTCGTGCTGGAACCCGGCTACTCGCGCGAGGAAATAGAACGGGCGCTGGACAGCAGCTTCACCGATGTCATCAAGCCGCCGCTCACCCGCGCCCGCGTGCTGAACGTGCTGCGCCGCGCGGTGGAAACGCGCAACCTGTACCACGACATCCTGCGCATGACGCGCGAGATTTTCCTTGAACGCGAAATGCTGGCCCGCAAGAACGACACCCTGTCGTTCCTGGTGACCTTTCTGACACGGGCCACCGAAAGCCTGGACCCTGCGGAAATTCTTGGCAATGTGCGCGAAAATCTTTCGATGCTGCTGCCGGTGACGGCGGTGCACGGCATCTTCTGGCCCCCGGTGCCAGAGGGGGGCGCGCTGGAGGCGGAGCTGTTCGTGGCCACCGCGCCCGACTGCCCGGTGAACGTGCAGTGGGTGGATCTGCTGCTGGAGTCGGCCCGGCGCCTGGGCAACGCACCGGTGGCTGGCTACCGCGTCACCCATGTGCCCGGCATGGCCGAACTGCTCGACGCCAGCGGCTGCGCCGTGGACCCCGGGCAGCCCCCCGTGCCCAGGCGGGTGATCCTGATGCCGCTACGAACCGGTACCGAGGCGCTGGGGGCACTGGCCATCCTGACCGACGGCAGCCAGACCATGGGCAAGGACCAGGCCCAGGCGCTGGATTCGGCCATGAAGCACCTTGCCCTGGCGCTGAAGAACGCCATGGTCTACCGCGAGGTGAAGCTGCAGGCCGACCACGACGCGCTGACCCGGCTGCACAACCGCCGCAGCCTGGACGAACGGCTGCGCACCGAATTCGAACGGCACCGCCGCTACGGCCACCCCATGAGCCTGCTGCTGCTGGACCTGGACCATTTCAAGGCCGTCAACGACACCTACGGCCACCTTGCGGGCGACGCCGTGCTGCGCGAACTGGCCGACGTGCTGCGCAATTCCATCCGCACCACGGACTTCGCGGCCCGCTACGGCGGGGAAGAATTCGTGGTCATCCTGCCGCATACCGATGAAGCGCAGGGCCACCTGCTGGCCGAACGGCTGCGCCATCGCATCGAACAGTGCCGGGTGCAGCACCACGGGGTGCAGCTTTCGGCCACGGTGAGCATCGGCGTGGCGGGCTTTCGCCCTGGCGCCTTCGCCAACGTGGAGGAACTGGTGCTCGAGGCGGACCGGGCGCTGTACCTGGCTAAAGCCAATGGCCGCAACGTGGTGTGCACCATGTCCGGCTGCGATGATGCCAAGGCCGCCGGATAGCCGGACCGGATTACGGGAAATGAGGCGGGGCGCTCCGAAAGGGGCGCCCCGCTTGCGTTTGGGCATTCCACCCCGCCATTCATGGTATCTAAAGCTCTGCATGTACATTGCTCAAAATCGAATCCGGCGATATTTTCCGTTGCGGTCAATCGCGGTTTCCGAACGATCAACGGGGACGGACATGGAGCTACGCGATCTCAGAACCTTTACGGCAGTAGCGCGCCTGCTCAGTTTTCACCGGGCGGCGGCAGAATTGAACGCAGCGCAATCCACGGTCTCCGCACACATTGCCGCGCTGGAAACCGAGCTGGGCCTCCGGCTGTTCGAACGGCTGGGCCGCCGCGTGGCCCTGACGGAAGCGGGCGAGCGGCTGGTGCACTACGCGGCCAAGCTCATCGACGTGGAAGACGAGGCCAGGGCCTGGGTCACCGGCGAATCGCGGCTGCGCGGCCAGCTGACCGTGCGCGTGCCGGAATCGTTGTGCGCGTACCGCCTGCCGCCTGTCATCGCCGCATTTCGCCGCCGCCACCCGGAGGTGGCCCTGCACCTGACCGCGTGCACCCTGAACGGCCTGGAAAAGGACCTGCGCCAGGGCATCACCGACCTGGCCTTCGTCATGGCCGACAGCGTGCACGGCGGCGACCTGAACGTGGAAGTCCTGGGCATGGAACCGCTGGTGCTGGTGGCCGCGCCGCATCACCCACTGGCCACGCGCGAACGCGTCACCACCCGTGACCTGCACGGCGTCACGCTGGCACTGTCCACGGCGGATTGCGCCTACCGCACGGTGATCGAAGAAGCCCTGGCCGCGGAAGGGGTGCATCCTGCCGCCGGACTGGAATTTTCCAGCGCGGCGGCCCTGCGCGGCTGCGTGGCCTTAGGCGTGGGGATTACCCTGCTGCCCGTGGCCGCCGTGCGCGACGCTGTGCGGGCGGGCACCCTGCGTACGCTGGCCTGGGAGGACCATCCCTTTGAAACGGCGGTGCTCA
It contains:
- a CDS encoding glycosyltransferase family 4 protein — encoded protein: MSTKRAWGTLHPFLETGEIMGRPVANAGFMRALLRADPFPEYHFFLPGLDVVKATEACLREEFPVIAARNGFRVSTRNDLAWMLARKPYHCFHLSDSVTDQPHVARLRNAYAPVLFPVTGVTHSLSYARYPARFLAHLWPGTTARDAVVATSTAGQAVVLRMFEHLRRAYGLDEETYPAPHVERIPLGVDADFLNAASGAVRSQAGAPPGSQAGSQPGPLRGSECQTALRADMRQMLGVDAEPVLLVFARIAHYSKMDLLPLLRALQRAEGLGLARGGFLLVVAGFVKSGDDTPARITGLAERLGIRIRVMPSPSDTERAALFAAADVFVSPVDNMQETFGLTLVEAGAAGLPAVVSDYDGYRDIVVHGETGFTVPTLAPVATPDVDMLAPVFFDSQYHLLLAQQTVVEVPALADALARLATDAALRARMGAAARARVLAEFTWDGVVARWLDLWEALWRQPAPFQGGGHGAGRALGVSAGDDAGPSADSVAGPRAEHDAGPKGGEDADSDALRELREAAHPLHMPYADVFGAYPTAQLDRDMVLGWTRAGEAVYRKQEFPVFYTGVERLVPPRLLQRLLFAARRSAPVGQLLDMLVGEGMAREAASFLMLWALKQDLLERARPASGSAKAADHLAQTPSGEIPAAGMTHDGGEGA
- a CDS encoding esterase/lipase family protein, whose product is MSLLLVPLCIALFIATISYLLFFRAARRDATPTPPPTLVVRGVFYSVAGVVMALAFYPFGPWFRRRCRPCPFPCRTGAGDRHHGEAPCAGRASAPAPRPDGPPDAPSNVPSNVPSNVSPNVPPVLPPVLLIHGLYHNVTAWTLYRRWLMAAGFTRVYCHGYSSWHTGFGLLVDELDESVRDLVAAHPGERPLLMGHSLGGLLIRGWLADAANQQLVAGAVTLGTPHQGSTLARLGAGRLARSLTYRGALIRELEATEAPSDVPCVALYSPIDNMVVPQEGLHVTTPGWTLRASPAVSHIWMLWDRGTARLAIESLRELAALHAERERGHKACGHPASGHPASGHIASGHPASGHTTASHTGPGEPPCADAAPEQAAAPRNADVKSPGYSRA
- a CDS encoding glycosyltransferase — its product is MTTTLPAALHFHTLLSHRGGATRVAHMLARGLARRGVVVHRTCEILDGDISDVDAPKEGTGEGAAEGYAEGGAVHGVVPAAGVGGCLMPGMPLHLHATLDWTACLGSIVEPGQSSQSSQSGQSSQSGQPEPSGISGGGDRPPSPSLPVSPVLPVPPVPLVITVHDCSLLTGGCVYPIDCEGWRTGCPETCPRGYPAAAPLQDRRASALRAAGPLLVSPSGWLARMVRARFPELPCSVVPNGVDAAGGPPQAEARAALGIAPDARVVIFVAHGGEQAMLKGGHRWMALWSEVKRAVPAAVGLMVGGDAAGRDGDLLRWPYVDRAMLDTLLAASDVFVYPTLADNHALVVLEAMAAGVPVCSFRVGGLPEQVEDGVSGALAEEGDWGGLAVSVAGLLERPRLARTLGRAGQDAWRARFTVDRMVEDYLKVYARL
- a CDS encoding GGDEF domain-containing protein, which codes for MKKTPQHTMWTMGLSEADAGLLAAHAGSDYRIIALPPGRAPSALEMERDDPCLFWLTSEAWTAIASQREGKSQHLDLVPRVLVLEPGYSREEIERALDSSFTDVIKPPLTRARVLNVLRRAVETRNLYHDILRMTREIFLEREMLARKNDTLSFLVTFLTRATESLDPAEILGNVRENLSMLLPVTAVHGIFWPPVPEGGALEAELFVATAPDCPVNVQWVDLLLESARRLGNAPVAGYRVTHVPGMAELLDASGCAVDPGQPPVPRRVILMPLRTGTEALGALAILTDGSQTMGKDQAQALDSAMKHLALALKNAMVYREVKLQADHDALTRLHNRRSLDERLRTEFERHRRYGHPMSLLLLDLDHFKAVNDTYGHLAGDAVLRELADVLRNSIRTTDFAARYGGEEFVVILPHTDEAQGHLLAERLRHRIEQCRVQHHGVQLSATVSIGVAGFRPGAFANVEELVLEADRALYLAKANGRNVVCTMSGCDDAKAAG